From the Trichocoleus sp. genome, one window contains:
- a CDS encoding response regulator, with protein sequence MSLSSKPITILMADDDEDDRILAKAALEECRLANDLHFVTDGEELMDYLCRRGSYQKLSDAPRPGLILLDLNMPKKDGREALREIKAHQDLRHIPIVILTTSQAEEDIYRSYDLGANSYISKPVTFDSLVSVMKALGRYWFEIVELPRE encoded by the coding sequence ATGTCCCTTTCCAGTAAACCGATCACAATCTTGATGGCAGATGATGATGAAGACGATCGAATTTTGGCAAAAGCAGCGCTGGAAGAATGTCGTCTTGCTAATGATTTACACTTCGTCACAGATGGCGAGGAATTAATGGATTATCTTTGCCGTCGCGGCAGCTACCAAAAACTCTCCGATGCGCCACGCCCAGGGCTGATTCTGCTGGATTTGAACATGCCTAAAAAAGACGGTCGAGAAGCACTGCGCGAAATTAAAGCCCATCAGGATTTACGCCATATCCCAATTGTCATTCTCACAACCTCTCAGGCAGAAGAAGATATTTATCGCAGCTATGATCTGGGAGCAAACTCATATATTTCAAAACCCGTTACATTTGACTCTTTGGTGTCAGTGATGAAAGCCCTTGGTCGATACTGGTTTGAAATCGTAGAACTGCCACGAGAGTAA
- a CDS encoding ATP-binding protein: MFKDTQVYSNFIEHLPIGLIIWHLPDLKNVNSFKLTAVNLMARQILKLPPKISFNETDLFQKIDDPFPGFLKLESLEMYADIIRSHQSKDLGEVHYREANEPERIFLVKAFPLEDQQICMIFEDATERKLAEESLRLYERKLHFHVQQTPLGVIEWNTDFTVVEWNTAAEKIFGYTKEEAIGKRAVDLITPADTKDDFNDIFQEILVKKKSISTIIENVHADHKTMICEWHSTPLINEFGDIIAVTSLVSDITDRKTAEQALAEFNARLTQSNRELQDFAFVASHDLQEPLRKIQAFGDRLKARYADALADEGRDYLERMQGAAKRMQTLINDLLAFSRITTKAQPFVKVDLMQIMSEVISDLEVGIQQVKAQVEVQDLPSIDADPLQMRQLFQNLLSNALKFHRADVLPLIQIRGKVLKPSQIPSTLQATDRPFIGSVCLIEVTDNGIGFDEKYLDRIFTVFQRLHGRGEYEGTGVGLAICRKIAERHGGAISANSEPGAGTTFMVALPLKQLGMMKF, encoded by the coding sequence ATGTTTAAAGATACTCAAGTTTACAGCAATTTCATCGAGCATTTGCCCATCGGATTAATCATATGGCATCTTCCTGATCTTAAAAATGTGAATAGCTTTAAGCTAACTGCTGTAAATTTGATGGCAAGACAAATCTTGAAGCTGCCACCCAAAATTAGCTTTAACGAAACCGATCTATTTCAAAAAATTGATGATCCGTTTCCTGGATTTCTCAAACTGGAATCGCTGGAGATGTATGCAGATATCATTCGTTCTCATCAATCCAAAGATCTGGGTGAAGTCCATTATCGGGAAGCAAATGAACCAGAAAGAATCTTTTTAGTGAAAGCATTTCCGCTAGAAGATCAGCAGATCTGTATGATCTTTGAAGACGCAACAGAACGTAAATTGGCAGAAGAATCTCTCCGGCTCTACGAACGCAAGCTGCATTTTCACGTTCAGCAAACCCCACTTGGCGTAATTGAATGGAACACAGATTTTACGGTTGTGGAATGGAATACTGCGGCTGAAAAAATATTTGGCTACACCAAGGAAGAAGCGATTGGCAAACGTGCAGTTGATTTAATCACTCCAGCAGACACGAAAGATGACTTTAATGATATTTTTCAAGAAATACTAGTTAAAAAGAAAAGTATCAGCACAATTATTGAGAATGTTCATGCAGACCATAAAACAATGATTTGTGAATGGCATAGCACACCTTTAATTAATGAATTTGGTGATATTATTGCCGTCACCTCGCTTGTGTCAGACATTACCGATCGCAAAACAGCAGAACAAGCCCTGGCAGAATTTAACGCTCGGCTCACCCAAAGCAACCGAGAGCTGCAAGACTTTGCCTTTGTTGCATCACACGATTTGCAAGAACCCCTGCGAAAGATTCAGGCATTTGGCGATCGGCTCAAGGCTCGTTATGCTGACGCTCTGGCAGACGAAGGGCGAGATTATTTAGAGCGAATGCAAGGGGCTGCAAAGCGAATGCAAACCTTGATTAATGACTTGCTAGCATTTTCTCGCATTACCACCAAAGCACAGCCGTTTGTCAAGGTTGACTTAATGCAGATTATGAGCGAAGTCATTTCTGATTTGGAAGTTGGTATCCAACAGGTCAAGGCACAAGTTGAGGTTCAGGATCTGCCCTCGATCGATGCTGATCCGCTTCAGATGCGGCAACTCTTTCAAAACCTGCTGAGCAACGCCCTCAAGTTTCATCGAGCTGATGTCTTACCGCTGATTCAAATCCGAGGCAAGGTGCTCAAGCCGTCTCAAATTCCGTCAACGCTGCAAGCGACCGATCGACCGTTTATCGGTTCTGTTTGTCTCATTGAAGTCACCGATAATGGGATTGGCTTTGATGAGAAATATCTCGATCGCATTTTCACCGTGTTTCAGCGCCTACATGGACGCGGTGAATATGAAGGCACAGGGGTAGGGTTGGCAATTTGTCGGAAGATTGCTGAACGGCATGGCGGCGCAATTAGTGCTAACAGCGAACCCGGTGCAGGCACAACTTTCATGGTCGCTTTACCGCTGAAACAGCTCGGTATGATGAAATTTTGA